One Suricata suricatta isolate VVHF042 chromosome X, meerkat_22Aug2017_6uvM2_HiC, whole genome shotgun sequence genomic region harbors:
- the PABPC1L2B gene encoding polyadenylate-binding protein 1-like 2 — protein MASLYVGDLHPEVTEAMLYEKFSPAGPILSIRICRDKITRRSLGYAYVNYQQPVDAKRALETLNFDVIKGRPVRIMWSQRDPSLRKSGVGNVFIKNLGKTIDNKALYNIFSAFGNILSCKVACDEKGPKGYGFVHFQKQESAERAIDAMNGMFLNYRKIFVGRFKSHKEREAERGAWARQSTSADVKDFEEDTDEEATLR, from the coding sequence ATGGCCTCTCTGTACGTGGGCGACCTGCACCCTGAAGTGACAGAGGCAATGCTCTACGAGAAGTTCAGCCCAGCGGGGCCCATCCTTTCCATCCGCATTTGCAGGGACAAGATCACCCGCCGCTCTTTGGGCTACGCGTATGTCAACTACCAGCAACCGGTGGACGCCAAGCGGGCCCTGGAAACCCTGAACTTTGATGTCATCAAGGGCAGGCCGGTGCGTATCATGTGGTCCCAGCGGGACCCCTCGCTCCGCAAGAGTGGGGTAGGCAACGTCTTCATCAAGAACCTGGGCAAGACCATCGACAACAAGGCGCTGTACAACATCTTCTCGGCGTTTGGCAACATCCTCTCCTGCAAAGTGGCCTGCGACGAAAAGGGGCCCAAGGGCTACGGGTTTGTGCACTTCCAGAAGCAGGAGTCCGCAGAACGGGCCATTGATGCAATGAATGGCATGTTCCTGAACTACCGCAAAATTTTCGTTGGGAGATTCAAGTCGCATAAAGAACGAGAGGCCGAAAGGGGAGCCTGGGCCAGGCAGTCCACCAGTGCTGACGTCAAGGATTTCGAGGAAGACACCGATGAGGAGGCCACCTTGCGATGA